Proteins encoded in a region of the Sebastes fasciatus isolate fSebFas1 chromosome 9, fSebFas1.pri, whole genome shotgun sequence genome:
- the LOC141774168 gene encoding opsin-5-like: MEIMLKGLPVKVVNIPWRNNNLSTLHTDPPLSEQGETIIGVYLLVLGWLSWFGNSLVMFVLYRQRASLQSTDFLTLNLAISDASISIFGYSRGILEIFNIFRDDGYLINWIWTCQVDGFFTLLFGLASINTLTVISVTRYIKGCHPNKAYCIGINTIAVSLICIWTGAMFWSVAPLLGWGSYTDRGYGTCEVDWSKANYSTIHKSYIISILIFCFFIPVMIMLFSYVSIINTVKSTNAMSADGFLTTRQRKVERDVTRISIVICTAFIMAWSPYAVVSMWSAWGFHVPSTTSIITRLFAKSASFYNPLIYFGMSSKFRKDVSVLLPCTRERREVVRLQHFKNIKPKAEAPPPPALLPVQKLEAKYATSSPDSDSGVNSPPQTPPSDPQEVFCNSDLPSHIETSEYWCDRL, encoded by the exons atggaaataatgTTGAAGGGTTTGCCTGTGAAGGTCGTAAATATTCCATGGAGGAACAATAACCTCAGTACTCTGCATACAGACCCCCCTCTGTCCGAACAAGGAGAGACGATCATTGGAGTCTATCTGTTAGTGTTGG gatGGCTGTCCTGGTTTGGAAACagtttagtgatgtttgtcctGTACAGACAGCGGGCCTCGCTTCAGTCAACAGATTTCCTCACTTTAAATCTTGCCATCTCCGATGCCAGCATCTCCATATTCGGCTACTCCAGAGGGATCCTAGAAATATTCAATATCTTCAGGGATGACGGGTATTTGATCAACTGGATCTGGACCTGCCAG GTAGACGGTTTCTTCACCTTGCTCTTCGGCCTTGCAAGCATCAACACCTTGACCGTTATCAGCGTCACCAGATACATCAAGGGATGCCACCCAAACAAAG cttACTGTATCGGCATTAACACCATCGCCGTATCGCTCATCTGCATCTGGACCGGAGCGATGTTTTGGTCCGTTGCTCCACTGCTGGGCTGGGGCAGCTACACAG ATCGAGGTTATGGCACCTGTGAGGTGGACTGGTCCAAAGCCAATTACTCCACCATCCACAAGTCCTACATCATCTCCATCCTAATCTTCTGCTTTTTCATCCCTGTGATGATCATGCTCTTCTCCTACGTCTCCATCATCAACACAGTGAAGAGCACTAACGCCATGTCAGCTGATGGTTTCCTCACCACCCGCCAAAGGAAGGTGGAGAGAGATGTCACGAGG ATTTCCATTGTAATATGCACCGCTTTCATCATGGCCTGGTCCCCATATGCAGTGGTGTCTATGTGGTCAGCCTGGGGCTTCCATGTGCCAAGCACAACCAGCATCATCACCCGTCTCTTTGCCAAGTCTGCCAGCTTCTACAATCCGCTCATCTACTTCGGCATGAGCTCCAAGTTTCGCAAGGACGTCTCTGTGCTGCTGCCGTGCACACGAGAGCGCAGGGAGGTGGTGCGTCTGCAGcactttaaaaacatcaaaCCCAAGGCAGAGGCCCCACCCCCACCTGCATTACTTCCTGTCCAGAAGCTGGAGGCGAAATACGCCACATCCAGTCCTGACAGCGACTCGGGGGTCAACAGCCCTCCTCAAACTCCTCCATCTGACCCACAGGAGGTCTTTTGTAACAGTGACCTGCCCTCGCACATTGAAACATCAGAGTACTGGTGTGACAGGCTCTGA